The following are from one region of the Nostoc cf. commune SO-36 genome:
- a CDS encoding response regulator, with the protein MNHSGTFTKLRPLSLLRQLSNCSDSTCLQASSNSVSWTIYLEQGKITYATHSVEPFDRLERHLRRLSHQIPLLSSEVRVQVRLMFEPDSHSQLIEDDSNSRNCPLEYQAISWLVSQQHLHSTQAAVLVQELVKEVIESFLLIKEGTYELVEILDRMTKICRLDVEKLLEHCQLRLQNWQTFIPQISSPYQRPYLLIKNKLENQDLPDIQPDLANWMKGFSLCHLAVILNQDEIQLARNLYPYILQGAIILHEPDPPYDKLPRIFEEQYLRWATPTRLSKLIPELVDTKEKLSTSVNSYPDTSKENIAPVQQLPQISTPSKENFQEPTISNNINPASQKVMAATVTAQKVHKIVSVDDSPTILKEISYFLENENFFVVTINDPVKAVLSIIRHKPDLILLDLNMLGIDGYELCRIIRNNSMFQKTPIIFVTGNKGVLDKVKAKLVGASGYLTKPFTRTELLKIIFMHLT; encoded by the coding sequence ATGAATCACTCAGGTACATTCACCAAACTACGTCCTCTAAGTTTGCTAAGACAGTTATCCAATTGCTCCGATAGTACTTGTTTACAAGCATCGAGTAACTCAGTTTCTTGGACGATTTACTTAGAACAGGGCAAAATAACTTACGCTACCCATTCAGTAGAACCTTTTGATCGACTAGAACGACATTTGCGTCGTCTTAGCCACCAAATTCCCCTCCTTAGCAGTGAGGTTCGTGTTCAAGTCAGGCTGATGTTTGAACCTGATTCACACAGTCAGTTAATCGAAGATGACAGCAATTCGAGAAATTGCCCTCTAGAGTATCAGGCGATATCTTGGCTTGTGAGTCAACAACATCTACATTCTACACAAGCAGCAGTGCTGGTTCAAGAATTAGTTAAAGAGGTGATTGAATCATTTTTACTCATCAAAGAAGGTACTTATGAATTAGTAGAAATACTTGATAGAATGACAAAAATTTGCAGGCTAGATGTAGAAAAACTTTTAGAACATTGCCAACTAAGATTACAGAATTGGCAAACTTTTATTCCCCAGATTTCTTCTCCATATCAACGTCCCTATCTGTTGATTAAAAACAAACTTGAGAACCAAGATTTACCAGATATCCAGCCAGATTTGGCTAATTGGATGAAGGGTTTTAGCCTGTGTCATCTGGCTGTAATTTTGAATCAAGATGAAATCCAACTGGCTCGCAATTTATATCCTTACATCCTTCAGGGTGCGATTATTTTGCATGAACCCGATCCACCTTATGATAAGTTACCAAGGATTTTTGAAGAGCAATATCTACGATGGGCTACGCCTACGCGTTTATCGAAATTAATTCCCGAATTAGTTGACACTAAAGAAAAACTAAGTACCAGCGTCAACTCTTACCCAGATACTTCTAAAGAGAATATAGCTCCTGTTCAGCAATTACCACAGATTTCTACTCCTTCTAAAGAAAACTTTCAGGAACCAACAATATCAAATAACATAAATCCTGCTTCCCAAAAAGTAATGGCGGCTACTGTAACGGCACAAAAAGTCCATAAAATCGTTTCTGTAGATGATAGCCCGACAATTCTTAAAGAAATTAGCTATTTCTTAGAAAACGAAAATTTTTTTGTAGTGACTATTAACGATCCAGTAAAAGCCGTTTTGTCCATTATAAGGCACAAACCAGACTTAATTTTGCTGGATTTAAATATGCTAGGAATCGATGGTTATGAGTTGTGTCGGATTATACGAAATAATTCTATGTTTCAAAAGACTCCTATTATCTTTGTCACTGGAAATAAAGGGGTTTTAGACAAAGTAAAAGCCAAATTAGTTGGGGCATCTGGATATCTAACTAAACCGTTTACCCGCACCGAATTACTAAAAATAATTTTTATGCATTTGACTTAA
- a CDS encoding vWA domain-containing protein: MHDTLRLDEVVEFAENPEPRCPCVLLLDTSGSMQGDPIEALNQGLLSLKDELVKNSLAARRVEVAIVTFDSNINVVQDFVTADQFNPPILTAQGLTTMGAGIHKALDIIQERKSQYRANGIAYYRPWVFMITDGEPQGELEQVVDQAAQRLQGDEASKRVAFFTVGVENANMTRLNQITVRTPLKLKGLNFIEMFVWLSTSMSAVSHSQVDEQVALPPIGWGTV; this comes from the coding sequence ATGCATGATACATTAAGACTTGATGAAGTAGTAGAATTTGCTGAGAACCCAGAACCACGTTGTCCTTGTGTACTTTTACTAGACACATCTGGGTCGATGCAAGGAGATCCGATTGAGGCTTTAAATCAAGGTTTATTAAGCTTAAAGGATGAATTAGTCAAAAATTCCTTAGCCGCAAGACGGGTGGAAGTGGCGATCGTCACTTTTGATAGTAATATCAATGTAGTACAAGACTTTGTGACTGCTGATCAATTCAATCCGCCGATTTTGACAGCACAGGGCTTGACTACGATGGGTGCAGGGATTCATAAAGCTTTGGACATAATTCAAGAGCGGAAATCTCAGTATCGTGCCAATGGGATTGCTTATTATCGTCCTTGGGTATTTATGATTACCGATGGAGAACCCCAAGGCGAGTTAGAGCAAGTAGTAGATCAAGCAGCCCAACGTCTACAAGGAGATGAAGCTAGTAAACGTGTGGCATTTTTTACGGTTGGCGTAGAAAATGCGAATATGACGCGTTTAAATCAAATAACCGTGCGTACTCCCTTAAAGCTCAAAGGACTAAATTTTATCGAGATGTTTGTCTGGTTGTCAACTAGTATGTCAGCTGTTTCTCATTCCCAAGTGGATGAACAGGTAGCACTACCGCCGATTGGCTGGGGGACTGTTTAA
- a CDS encoding PP2C family serine/threonine-protein phosphatase has product MNISKQIAQWRIVAASVCGTGHLKNNQLCQDAHHWQILSDNVLVAAAADGAGSASLGKVGAMIAVETAIENISTIGLTQKSLNDDDYVRSLLNDAILAAKKAVEDEAATCDKQPQDLATTLIMMVATPEVVAVMQIGDGLAVAKDRMGNLLALTIPDSGEYINETTFLTSPTALDTAQIRLWRTDIVNVGIITDGLQMLALNMVVGEPHKPFFFPLFEFVANTEDKTVAKEQLVKFLRSERITQRTDDDLTLIIAAFNDS; this is encoded by the coding sequence ATGAACATATCAAAACAGATTGCTCAATGGCGGATTGTGGCTGCGTCTGTATGTGGTACAGGTCACTTAAAAAACAATCAATTATGTCAGGATGCTCATCACTGGCAAATATTGTCAGATAATGTTTTAGTGGCAGCAGCAGCAGATGGTGCTGGTTCTGCGAGCCTTGGGAAAGTGGGAGCGATGATTGCTGTGGAGACAGCAATAGAAAACATTTCAACTATTGGACTAACCCAAAAAAGTTTGAATGATGATGATTATGTGCGATCGCTCTTAAATGATGCCATACTAGCAGCCAAAAAAGCTGTGGAGGATGAGGCGGCTACTTGTGACAAACAGCCTCAAGATTTAGCAACTACCTTAATTATGATGGTCGCCACACCAGAAGTTGTGGCTGTGATGCAAATAGGTGATGGTTTGGCAGTGGCAAAAGATCGTATGGGCAACCTGCTGGCACTTACCATACCTGACAGTGGCGAATACATCAACGAAACTACTTTTTTAACTTCGCCTACTGCCTTAGATACAGCGCAGATAAGATTATGGCGCACAGACATAGTAAATGTTGGCATCATCACCGACGGATTACAAATGCTGGCTTTGAATATGGTTGTTGGCGAACCACACAAACCATTCTTTTTTCCCCTGTTTGAATTTGTAGCCAATACCGAGGATAAGACAGTAGCCAAGGAGCAGTTAGTAAAATTCTTACGCTCAGAGCGAATTACGCAACGCACTGATGATGATTTGACACTCATTATAGCCGCATTCAACGACTCGTGA
- the rfbF gene encoding glucose-1-phosphate cytidylyltransferase, with translation MKAVILAGGLGTRLSEETSVRPKPMVEIGGKPILWHIMKTYSAHGINDFIICCGYKGYIIKEYFANYFLHMSDVTFDMRFNQMNVHSGYAEPWRVTLVNTGDNTMTGGRLKRISEHLGNETFCFTYGDGVSNINITELVKFHKQQNSLGTLTAVQPAGRFGAISLGYEQTKITSFREKPEGDGAWINGGYFVLEPEVINLIADDSTVWEQEPLEKLADMEQLSAFKHDGFWQPMDTLRDKNYLEGLWKTNQAPWKVW, from the coding sequence ATGAAAGCGGTGATTTTGGCTGGAGGTCTTGGTACACGCCTCAGTGAAGAAACCAGTGTTAGACCTAAGCCGATGGTTGAAATTGGTGGTAAGCCAATTCTCTGGCACATTATGAAAACTTACTCTGCCCACGGCATTAATGACTTCATCATTTGTTGTGGTTACAAAGGTTACATAATTAAAGAGTATTTTGCTAACTACTTTTTACACATGTCAGATGTCACCTTTGACATGAGATTTAACCAGATGAATGTGCATTCTGGGTATGCTGAACCCTGGCGTGTCACCTTAGTAAATACGGGTGATAATACCATGACAGGCGGGCGCTTAAAGCGAATCAGTGAACATCTTGGTAATGAAACTTTTTGCTTTACTTATGGTGATGGTGTAAGTAATATTAATATCACCGAACTAGTTAAGTTTCATAAACAACAAAATAGCTTAGGAACACTGACAGCCGTTCAACCAGCCGGACGTTTTGGTGCTATTTCTTTAGGATATGAGCAAACTAAAATCACCAGCTTTCGGGAAAAACCTGAAGGTGATGGAGCTTGGATTAATGGCGGTTATTTTGTGTTAGAACCAGAAGTAATCAACTTAATCGCTGATGACTCTACCGTATGGGAGCAAGAGCCATTAGAAAAACTCGCTGATATGGAACAGCTATCTGCTTTCAAACACGATGGTTTTTGGCAACCAATGGATACTTTACGTGATAAAAACTATCTGGAGGGGCTGTGGAAAACTAATCAAGCTCCTTGGAAGGTATGGTAG